A region from the Acidimicrobiales bacterium genome encodes:
- a CDS encoding alpha-amylase family glycosyl hydrolase: MRSRSGIVVLAVLGLVAATAGVIGPAPPVAAAATSVTVAGSLQSELGCAGDWDPACAATGLTREADDGVWQATFAVPAGSWEYKAALDGSWAENYGAGATRDGPNIPLALSSGESVKFFFDEATHWVTDDVTSVIATVPGDFQSELGCASDWDPGCLRSWLQDPDGDGVGRFATSLLPPGSYQAKVTIGESWAENYGAGGVPDGANLTFDVATPGDLVEFVYDQDSHVLDVVVTPAEPVDDAALVREPVRHPFEDEVLYFAIPDRFFDGNGANNCGDYAGPCVAGDSEENVLTHGYLPSDKGYYHGGDLAGLRRRLPYLDDLGITAIWVGPIYANKPVQSDTTNLYGHSSGYHGYWIEDFLRVDPHLGTNEEFAGLVRAAHRRDIKVFMDIVTNHTADVVQLEGHTGYRNTSAFPYTDVAGTPFDDRDYAYAGPGSPPFPAVDLTSFPYTPVVPPGEEDVKSPAWLNDPTMYHNRGNTSFVGENSLYGDFFGLDDLWTERREVVEGMVDIYSYWIREFGVDGFRIDTTKHVNMEFWQAFGPAILAAAEERGIGDFFAFGEVYDQAFGPRFTSEFSTRGQLQSTIDFGFQLAARGFAAQGAGTDQLRDFFALDDWYTDTDSNAYGMPTFLGNHDMGRIGYFLQRVDQAGASDAELLARSQLAHALMFTARGSPVIYYGDEQGFTGDGGDKDAREDMFANAVPTYADNDLIGTDETTSDDNFDRTHPLYRTIREWSELYAAHPALRSGAQIHRSSSTGPGVYAFSRIDRDERVEYVVALNNSESPASAVVDTYSAPGVRYRLVNRSLVAHSVATVVPTGAGGQLSLTVPPLSAVVYRAERAVAPSAAAPGVEITSLADGQTVPLGTTAMDGHDVVDRVEVAAELDADVLAEVTFAVKVGDGEFVPIGTDDNAPYRVFYDASALRDAPAPVTFRAIVNDLSGHLAADQVANVHVEFPDPSGPDTPYAVIHYQRPAGDYGDHTAGSDFWGLHLWGNGIPASEATDWTAPKPFVGEDEYGRFAFVALTDDTVPLNFIVHDGDTKDPAGSPDRSFVPATTPEIWLRQGDVAVYTSRAAAEGHALVHYGCGTACSGVALDGSPPTAVDDYGAVWHRALTGGDPAAPLTVTITDGASTVVDGATFTPADVPSAWFEPGDETVHPSRAAAEDVAIIHYRRPAGDYGDPGSSNYNDFWGLHVWTGAASEPPWTDPVRPAGSDTFGAVFRVPLVDGADQLAYLLHRGDTKDPGPDQFLVFSQYGHEVWQLQAADPERPYVAPPRPSG, from the coding sequence ATGAGGTCCCGCAGCGGGATCGTGGTGCTGGCCGTGCTGGGTCTGGTGGCGGCCACCGCGGGTGTGATCGGTCCGGCCCCGCCGGTGGCGGCCGCGGCGACGTCGGTGACCGTCGCCGGCAGCCTGCAGTCCGAGCTCGGGTGCGCCGGCGACTGGGACCCGGCCTGCGCGGCCACCGGGCTCACCCGTGAGGCGGACGACGGCGTCTGGCAGGCCACGTTCGCCGTCCCTGCCGGGAGCTGGGAGTACAAGGCCGCCCTGGACGGGTCGTGGGCCGAGAACTACGGCGCGGGCGCCACCCGCGACGGGCCGAACATCCCCCTGGCGCTGTCCTCGGGCGAGTCGGTGAAGTTCTTCTTCGACGAGGCCACCCACTGGGTGACCGACGACGTCACCTCCGTGATCGCCACGGTCCCCGGCGACTTCCAGTCCGAGCTCGGGTGCGCGTCCGACTGGGACCCCGGCTGCCTGCGGTCGTGGCTCCAGGACCCCGACGGCGACGGGGTCGGGCGGTTCGCCACGAGCCTGCTCCCGCCCGGCTCGTACCAGGCCAAGGTCACCATCGGCGAGTCGTGGGCCGAGAACTACGGCGCCGGCGGCGTCCCCGACGGCGCCAACCTCACGTTCGACGTCGCCACGCCCGGCGACCTGGTCGAGTTCGTCTACGACCAGGACTCCCACGTGCTCGACGTCGTCGTCACGCCGGCCGAACCGGTGGACGACGCCGCCCTCGTGCGCGAGCCGGTGCGCCACCCGTTCGAGGACGAGGTCCTCTACTTCGCCATCCCGGACCGGTTCTTCGACGGCAACGGCGCCAACAACTGCGGTGACTACGCCGGCCCGTGCGTGGCCGGCGACTCGGAGGAGAACGTCCTCACCCACGGCTACCTGCCGTCGGACAAGGGCTACTACCACGGCGGCGACCTCGCCGGCCTCCGGCGGCGCCTGCCGTACCTCGACGACCTCGGGATCACCGCCATCTGGGTCGGCCCGATCTACGCCAACAAGCCCGTCCAGTCCGACACCACGAACCTCTACGGGCACTCCTCGGGCTACCACGGCTACTGGATCGAGGACTTCCTGCGGGTCGACCCCCACCTCGGCACCAACGAGGAGTTCGCCGGCCTCGTCCGCGCCGCGCACCGGCGCGACATCAAGGTGTTCATGGACATCGTCACCAACCACACGGCCGACGTCGTCCAGCTCGAGGGCCACACCGGCTACCGGAACACGTCGGCCTTCCCCTACACCGACGTCGCCGGCACCCCCTTCGACGACCGCGACTACGCCTACGCCGGCCCGGGGAGCCCGCCGTTCCCCGCGGTCGACCTGACGTCGTTCCCGTACACGCCCGTCGTGCCGCCGGGGGAGGAGGACGTCAAGAGCCCGGCGTGGCTGAACGACCCGACGATGTACCACAACCGCGGCAACACCAGCTTCGTGGGCGAGAACTCGCTCTACGGCGACTTCTTCGGCCTCGACGACCTGTGGACCGAGCGCCGTGAGGTCGTCGAGGGGATGGTCGACATCTACTCCTACTGGATCAGGGAGTTCGGCGTCGACGGCTTCCGCATCGACACCACCAAGCACGTGAACATGGAGTTCTGGCAGGCGTTCGGCCCCGCCATCCTGGCCGCCGCCGAGGAGCGCGGCATCGGCGACTTCTTCGCCTTCGGCGAGGTGTACGACCAGGCCTTCGGCCCCCGGTTCACGAGCGAGTTCTCGACCCGCGGCCAGCTCCAGTCGACGATCGACTTCGGCTTCCAGCTGGCCGCCAGGGGCTTCGCCGCGCAGGGAGCCGGCACGGACCAGCTGCGGGACTTCTTCGCCCTCGACGACTGGTACACCGACACCGACAGCAACGCCTACGGGATGCCGACGTTCCTCGGCAACCACGACATGGGCCGCATCGGCTACTTCCTCCAGCGGGTCGACCAGGCGGGCGCGTCGGACGCCGAGCTGCTGGCCCGCTCGCAGCTGGCCCACGCGCTCATGTTCACGGCGCGCGGGTCGCCGGTCATCTACTACGGCGACGAGCAGGGCTTCACGGGCGACGGCGGGGACAAGGACGCCCGCGAGGACATGTTCGCCAACGCCGTCCCGACGTACGCCGACAACGACCTGATCGGCACGGACGAGACGACGTCGGACGACAACTTCGACCGCACCCACCCGCTGTACCGGACGATCCGGGAGTGGTCCGAGCTGTACGCCGCCCACCCCGCCCTGCGGTCCGGCGCCCAGATCCACCGCTCCAGCAGCACCGGTCCCGGCGTCTACGCGTTCTCCCGGATCGACCGCGACGAGCGGGTCGAGTACGTCGTCGCCCTGAACAACAGCGAGTCGCCGGCGTCGGCCGTGGTCGACACCTATTCCGCGCCGGGCGTGCGCTACCGGCTCGTGAACCGCTCGCTCGTCGCCCACTCCGTGGCCACGGTGGTGCCGACCGGCGCCGGCGGCCAGCTGTCGCTGACCGTGCCGCCCCTGTCGGCGGTCGTGTACCGGGCCGAGCGGGCGGTGGCGCCGAGCGCGGCTGCGCCCGGGGTCGAGATCACCTCGCTCGCCGACGGGCAGACCGTCCCGCTCGGGACGACGGCGATGGACGGCCACGACGTCGTCGACCGCGTCGAGGTCGCGGCCGAGCTGGACGCCGACGTGCTGGCCGAGGTCACGTTCGCCGTGAAGGTGGGCGACGGCGAGTTCGTCCCGATCGGCACCGACGACAATGCGCCGTACCGGGTGTTCTACGACGCCTCCGCCCTGCGCGACGCGCCGGCGCCGGTGACGTTCCGGGCCATCGTCAACGACCTGTCGGGCCACCTCGCCGCCGACCAGGTGGCCAACGTGCACGTCGAGTTCCCCGACCCGTCGGGCCCCGACACGCCCTACGCCGTCATCCACTACCAGCGGCCGGCGGGCGACTACGGCGACCACACCGCGGGCAGCGACTTCTGGGGCCTGCACCTGTGGGGCAACGGGATCCCCGCGTCCGAGGCGACGGACTGGACGGCGCCGAAGCCGTTCGTGGGCGAGGACGAGTACGGCCGCTTCGCCTTCGTGGCCCTGACCGACGACACCGTGCCGCTCAACTTCATCGTGCACGACGGGGACACCAAGGACCCGGCCGGGAGCCCGGACCGCTCGTTCGTCCCTGCGACCACGCCGGAGATCTGGCTGCGCCAGGGCGACGTCGCCGTGTACACGTCGAGGGCGGCGGCCGAGGGCCACGCCCTCGTCCACTACGGCTGCGGGACGGCCTGTTCCGGGGTCGCCCTCGACGGGTCGCCGCCGACCGCGGTCGACGACTACGGGGCGGTGTGGCACCGGGCGCTGACCGGCGGCGACCCCGCCGCGCCGCTCACGGTGACGATCACCGACGGCGCGTCCACCGTCGTGGACGGCGCCACGTTCACGCCCGCCGACGTGCCGTCGGCATGGTTCGAGCCGGGCGACGAGACCGTGCACCCGTCCCGGGCCGCCGCCGAGGACGTGGCGATCATCCACTACCGCCGGCCGGCGGGCGACTACGGCGACCCCGGCAGCTCGAACTACAACGACTTCTGGGGCCTGCACGTGTGGACCGGCGCGGCGTCCGAGCCGCCGTGGACCGACCCGGTCAGGCCGGCAGGGTCGGACACGTTCGGCGCGGTGTTCCGCGTCCCCCTCGTCGACGGCGCCGACCAGCTGGCGTACCTCCTGCACCGAGGCGACACCAAGGACCCCGGCCCCGACCAGTTCCTCGTGTTCTCCCAGTACGGCCACGAGGTCTGGCAGCTCCAGGCCGCCGACCCCGAACGCCCCTACGTCGCCCCACCCCGCCCGTCCGGCTGA
- a CDS encoding heme peroxidase family protein: protein MPLSRLHEGRFGRMFRLPPFIPSDGRIREIADLMVDAGPNPSADNPTIPAGYTYLGQFIDHDVTFDPVSSLDRQNDPEALVNFRSPRFDLDSLYGRGPADDPFLYDDTRGRQRMLVQRHDDEDDLPRNHQQVALIGDPRNDENIFVSQLHLTMLKFHNAVVEKVESDRTLRRGSETVFETAQRIVRWHYQWLVVHDFLRRTVGEDTLGRVLDDAAPDGAKVRRKFYVWRNDPYIPVEFSVAAYRFGHSQVRARYRLNTFVGALPVFTKDPIDEAPQTHFAGFRILPPRWTIEWARFFEVDGAGKDERQLSRSIDTKLAAPLVELPPEIGGTTPSLILRNLTRGARLALPSGQDVAAHMGASVLTDEELGLPGGGPAPLWYYVLKEAEVRADGRSLGPVGGRIVAEVFLGLLEKDPSSYLRNDPSWRPFLGEDGDFTMPDLIRVAGHGLDRIA from the coding sequence GTGCCGCTGTCCAGGCTGCACGAGGGCCGCTTCGGCCGGATGTTCCGCCTGCCCCCGTTCATCCCGAGCGACGGCCGGATCAGGGAGATCGCCGATCTGATGGTGGACGCGGGCCCGAACCCGTCCGCCGACAACCCGACGATCCCTGCCGGATACACCTACCTCGGGCAGTTCATCGACCATGACGTGACCTTCGACCCCGTCTCGAGCCTGGACCGGCAGAACGACCCGGAAGCGCTCGTCAACTTCCGGAGCCCGCGATTCGACCTTGACTCCCTGTACGGGCGCGGCCCCGCTGACGACCCCTTCCTCTACGACGACACGAGGGGTCGCCAGAGGATGCTCGTCCAGCGCCACGACGACGAGGACGACCTGCCCCGCAACCACCAGCAGGTGGCGCTCATCGGCGACCCGCGCAACGACGAGAACATCTTCGTCTCCCAGCTCCACCTGACGATGCTCAAGTTCCACAACGCCGTCGTCGAGAAGGTCGAGAGCGACCGGACGCTCCGCCGAGGCAGCGAGACCGTCTTCGAGACCGCGCAGCGGATCGTTCGGTGGCACTACCAGTGGCTCGTCGTCCACGACTTCCTCCGCAGGACGGTCGGCGAGGACACGCTCGGCCGTGTCCTCGACGATGCCGCGCCGGACGGGGCCAAGGTCCGCCGGAAGTTCTACGTGTGGCGCAACGACCCGTACATCCCCGTCGAGTTCTCCGTCGCCGCGTACCGGTTCGGGCACTCCCAGGTTCGCGCCCGGTACCGACTGAACACGTTCGTCGGTGCGTTGCCGGTCTTCACGAAGGACCCGATCGACGAGGCGCCACAGACGCACTTCGCCGGATTCCGGATCCTTCCGCCCAGGTGGACGATCGAGTGGGCACGGTTCTTCGAGGTCGATGGAGCGGGCAAGGACGAGCGGCAGCTGAGCCGGTCCATCGATACCAAGCTCGCGGCGCCGCTCGTCGAGCTCCCCCCGGAGATCGGCGGGACCACTCCCTCGCTGATCCTGCGGAACCTGACACGCGGCGCCCGCCTCGCTCTCCCGTCGGGTCAGGACGTCGCCGCCCACATGGGTGCCTCGGTGCTGACGGACGAGGAGCTCGGACTGCCCGGAGGCGGCCCGGCGCCGCTCTGGTACTACGTGCTGAAGGAGGCCGAGGTCCGAGCCGACGGGCGGAGCCTCGGGCCGGTCGGCGGCCGGATCGTCGCAGAGGTGTTCCTCGGTCTTCTCGAGAAGGACCCGTCGTCGTACCTCCGCAACGACCCGTCGTGGCGGCCGTTCCTCGGCGAGGACGGCGACTTCACGATGCCGGACCTCATTCGCGTCGCCGGCCACGGCCTCGACCGGATCGCCTGA
- a CDS encoding peptidoglycan-binding domain-containing protein, with protein sequence MSDMDDVVLEAAPTLAPSMAGAAADGGTLVGIRVGQHTTFDRVVFDFADGGPSFLVSHVARLREDGSGNVVPVQGRAVLRVVLSPATAHDENGAPTVGPLPPVAGFAALRDIVPAGDVEGVVTYGVGTAGRSPFTAGQLTGPPRVVVDVVHIPPGRGNDVLRQGDEGAAVATWQWRLRLALSRTLAVDEQFGPATDAATRDFQGAHGLAVDGLVGRMTREAMERVLKIS encoded by the coding sequence ATGAGTGACATGGACGATGTCGTCCTCGAGGCGGCGCCCACGTTGGCGCCGTCGATGGCGGGGGCGGCGGCCGACGGCGGGACGCTGGTCGGGATCCGGGTGGGTCAGCACACGACGTTCGACCGGGTGGTGTTCGACTTCGCGGACGGCGGGCCGTCGTTCCTGGTGTCCCACGTCGCCCGGCTACGGGAGGACGGGTCGGGGAACGTCGTCCCCGTCCAGGGTCGGGCGGTGCTGCGCGTCGTGCTGTCGCCTGCGACGGCGCACGACGAGAACGGGGCACCGACGGTCGGGCCGCTGCCACCGGTCGCCGGGTTCGCCGCCCTGCGGGACATCGTCCCGGCCGGGGATGTCGAGGGCGTGGTGACGTACGGGGTCGGCACCGCCGGGCGGTCGCCGTTCACGGCCGGCCAGCTGACCGGCCCGCCGCGCGTCGTCGTCGACGTGGTGCACATCCCGCCGGGCCGGGGGAACGACGTGCTGCGCCAAGGTGACGAGGGAGCCGCGGTCGCGACCTGGCAGTGGCGGCTCCGGCTGGCGCTCTCGCGCACGCTCGCGGTGGACGAGCAGTTCGGGCCGGCGACGGACGCCGCGACCCGGGACTTCCAGGGCGCCCATGGCCTGGCCGTCGACGGGCTGGTCGGCCGCATGACCCGCGAGGCGATGGAGCGGGTCCTCAAGATCTCGTAG
- a CDS encoding ThiF family adenylyltransferase produces the protein MTHDFSIAIAKDEHTALSAHLTRDDGQEDVCFALWRPSTGRRRETAVIGAAILPGRGERDVHGTASFTGEYAYRAAQAAAAAGAGVAVLHSHPGATSWQNAPAGSADATSEKKIANLVRGITGQPLVGMTLGTGNQTWSARRWDQGTGSTISHREAATIRMIGTKLAMTYHPSLRPAPPTTESQLRTLHSWGDAVQADLARLRVLVVGAGSVGQLILEMLARTGVQRIGVMDFDSVEIVNLDRLHGATATDALLHRSKADIAARTIVAAATAEHFEPVVYDASVCEREALVDALDWDVIFSCVDRPWPRHVLNTIAYADAIPVIDGGVRLEPGPGGLRNAYWRSHVAAAGRACIRCVGQYDVSDVQLERDGSLDDSSYIANLPADSPLRVRQNVFAASLAAASAMTNQFLSLIVAPSGFGDPGPLRFDLRQHQAERISVGCVNGCAYRSGSGAGDGRVDPTAVHHHAREAIAARKRAARRPTVRLGRLLANASDRLTDAGRVFAGRRARGG, from the coding sequence ATGACGCACGACTTCTCCATCGCCATCGCGAAAGACGAGCACACAGCGCTGAGCGCCCACCTCACGCGTGACGATGGCCAGGAGGACGTCTGCTTCGCCCTGTGGCGACCCTCCACCGGCCGGAGGCGAGAGACCGCAGTAATCGGCGCCGCTATTTTGCCAGGCCGCGGCGAGCGCGACGTGCATGGGACAGCGTCGTTCACTGGCGAGTACGCATACCGAGCGGCACAAGCAGCAGCCGCTGCCGGCGCCGGAGTCGCCGTCTTGCACTCCCATCCGGGCGCAACGTCGTGGCAGAACGCGCCGGCGGGAAGCGCAGACGCGACCAGCGAGAAGAAGATCGCCAACCTGGTTCGCGGCATCACCGGGCAGCCGCTGGTCGGAATGACTCTCGGGACCGGCAACCAGACCTGGAGTGCACGGCGCTGGGATCAGGGCACCGGCTCGACCATCAGCCATCGCGAGGCAGCCACCATCCGAATGATCGGCACGAAGCTCGCGATGACGTACCACCCGAGCCTTCGGCCGGCCCCTCCTACGACCGAGTCGCAGCTACGCACGCTCCATTCGTGGGGCGACGCCGTCCAAGCGGATCTCGCAAGGCTGCGCGTGCTGGTCGTAGGTGCAGGCAGCGTCGGCCAGCTCATCCTCGAGATGCTCGCCCGGACCGGCGTCCAGCGGATCGGGGTGATGGATTTCGACTCCGTCGAGATTGTGAACCTCGACCGCCTCCACGGCGCAACGGCGACCGACGCTCTGTTGCATCGGTCGAAGGCCGACATTGCAGCCCGGACGATCGTCGCCGCAGCGACAGCCGAGCACTTCGAGCCGGTGGTTTACGACGCGAGCGTCTGCGAGCGAGAGGCCCTCGTCGACGCGCTCGACTGGGACGTGATCTTCTCGTGCGTCGATCGTCCCTGGCCGCGTCACGTGCTCAACACGATCGCCTACGCAGACGCGATCCCGGTCATCGATGGCGGGGTCCGCCTCGAGCCGGGTCCGGGCGGGCTGCGGAACGCCTACTGGCGCTCCCATGTCGCCGCGGCCGGACGCGCCTGCATTCGATGCGTCGGCCAGTACGACGTCAGCGACGTGCAGCTCGAGCGCGACGGCAGCCTCGACGACTCGAGCTACATCGCGAATCTGCCGGCGGACAGCCCTCTACGCGTGCGCCAGAACGTGTTCGCCGCCTCCCTCGCTGCGGCATCAGCCATGACGAACCAGTTCCTCTCGCTGATCGTCGCTCCAAGCGGATTCGGTGACCCAGGCCCGCTGCGCTTCGATCTGCGCCAACACCAGGCCGAGCGGATAAGCGTTGGATGTGTGAACGGCTGCGCCTATCGATCGGGCAGCGGCGCAGGCGACGGACGCGTCGACCCGACGGCCGTGCACCACCACGCGCGTGAGGCGATCGCCGCCCGCAAACGGGCTGCTCGTCGCCCGACGGTTCGCCTCGGGCGTCTCCTCGCGAATGCATCCGACAGACTCACGGACGCCGGACGGGTGTTCGCCGGACGTAGAGCTCGTGGCGGGTGA
- a CDS encoding multiubiquitin domain-containing protein, whose translation MSKSDQDKGGQPPVTFTLDGVEHTSPDRRLTASEVLQKFGNLNPADYDLVRVVGQGNDQRLHDNDEVQLVPGGRYVSLFTGSMPVE comes from the coding sequence GTGTCCAAGTCCGACCAAGACAAAGGCGGCCAGCCGCCGGTCACGTTCACGCTCGACGGTGTCGAGCACACCAGCCCCGACCGCCGGCTGACCGCAAGCGAGGTGCTGCAGAAGTTCGGAAACCTCAACCCCGCCGACTACGACCTCGTGCGAGTCGTCGGGCAGGGCAACGACCAGCGCCTCCATGACAACGACGAGGTTCAGCTCGTCCCCGGGGGCCGCTACGTGTCGCTGTTCACCGGCTCCATGCCCGTCGAATGA
- a CDS encoding AAA family ATPase — translation MIRYVELENWKAYRSFRLEVSPGTTFLVAPNGVGKSSFIEALQWVLDCDAKPAAGAMRLRATRSSVDVGLLAGEAPVRIKRILSFPRSGRGRNPTLETQAWINDRPAQPLEVFALLEREWAADNRFATRAAFLMDQFAEARNDPDLRSHLTKLHGLDHVQDAVDRITIRLKAAIDRADNARKAVGVHQAEIRSALSALEDAEGRTAETKAAVSSARDSARRAEANVAAARATNAAFAAYANWRHERDKLAAKLRSLLGTMPEELDLRPTARAAAAAARVQVAELDARHARLEERVATVEAALARLRTAGAECPVCRRPLDDDARRHAEEQHQLDLAASAEELEAVDQNGPRALVPQLAEAATSAERLGDPPAQPSGEAVDLTPLEEDADTARVELERALARAGEARAKEAAARAKLEELEAASSGDDTVALYTKVAALDVAKTALESTITGVLDSQLGPIADDVNRRWEAIFHDRPGLRLDARGRLSRPFDDGQNLDIDAFSTGERVVAKLLLRLAALTATTKVPFCVIDEPLEHLDPDARSYVARTLAYLGMGDGLRQIFVTTYEQQLALQLTAFGKDRVHLEFLRTAHVVD, via the coding sequence ATGATCCGATACGTCGAGCTCGAGAACTGGAAGGCCTATCGCAGCTTTCGGCTCGAGGTCTCACCGGGCACGACCTTCCTCGTCGCGCCGAACGGCGTTGGCAAGAGCTCGTTCATCGAAGCCCTCCAGTGGGTGCTGGACTGTGACGCCAAGCCGGCCGCCGGAGCGATGCGGCTCCGCGCGACACGCTCGTCTGTCGACGTGGGTCTTCTCGCCGGCGAAGCACCAGTACGCATCAAGCGCATCCTGTCGTTCCCACGAAGCGGGCGGGGCCGCAATCCGACCCTGGAAACTCAGGCCTGGATCAACGACCGTCCTGCGCAACCGCTCGAGGTGTTCGCGCTGCTCGAGCGGGAGTGGGCAGCCGACAACCGCTTCGCGACACGTGCAGCCTTCCTCATGGACCAGTTCGCCGAGGCTCGCAACGATCCCGATCTTCGCTCCCACCTCACGAAACTCCACGGCCTCGACCACGTCCAAGACGCCGTTGATCGAATCACCATCCGGCTGAAGGCAGCGATCGATCGAGCCGACAACGCCCGAAAGGCCGTCGGGGTGCACCAAGCCGAAATCCGCAGCGCGCTAAGTGCCCTGGAAGACGCCGAGGGACGCACGGCAGAGACGAAAGCTGCGGTTTCCAGCGCCAGGGACAGTGCAAGGCGCGCTGAGGCCAATGTCGCGGCTGCGAGAGCCACCAACGCTGCCTTCGCTGCCTACGCGAATTGGCGGCACGAGCGTGACAAGCTCGCGGCGAAGCTCCGGTCTCTGCTCGGCACGATGCCGGAGGAACTCGACCTCCGTCCAACGGCGCGAGCTGCCGCGGCAGCCGCCCGTGTCCAGGTCGCCGAGCTCGACGCCCGACATGCTCGTCTCGAGGAAAGAGTGGCCACGGTCGAGGCGGCACTGGCCCGGCTACGCACCGCCGGCGCAGAGTGCCCGGTCTGTCGGCGACCCCTCGACGACGACGCACGCCGCCACGCCGAAGAGCAGCATCAGTTGGACCTCGCCGCTTCTGCAGAGGAACTTGAAGCTGTCGATCAGAACGGACCTCGCGCATTGGTGCCGCAACTCGCGGAGGCGGCCACCAGCGCCGAACGACTCGGCGACCCGCCGGCGCAACCGTCAGGAGAGGCCGTCGATCTAACCCCCCTCGAGGAAGACGCCGACACGGCACGCGTCGAGTTGGAGCGGGCGCTCGCACGAGCAGGTGAAGCTCGCGCCAAGGAAGCCGCAGCACGCGCCAAGCTGGAGGAACTCGAGGCGGCGAGCAGCGGAGATGACACCGTTGCGCTCTACACGAAGGTCGCTGCGCTCGACGTCGCCAAGACAGCGCTGGAGAGCACGATTACCGGTGTCCTCGACTCGCAGCTCGGCCCTATCGCCGACGACGTGAACCGACGATGGGAAGCGATCTTCCACGACCGGCCCGGTCTGCGGCTGGACGCAAGGGGACGTCTGAGCCGCCCGTTCGACGACGGACAGAACCTCGACATCGACGCCTTCAGCACGGGCGAGCGCGTGGTCGCGAAGCTCCTGCTCCGTCTTGCGGCGCTCACCGCGACGACGAAGGTGCCGTTTTGCGTCATCGACGAGCCGCTCGAACACCTCGATCCAGACGCTCGCAGCTACGTCGCAAGGACGCTCGCCTACCTCGGGATGGGCGACGGGCTCCGACAGATCTTCGTGACGACATACGAACAGCAGCTGGCGCTCCAACTGACCGCGTTCGGGAAGGACCGCGTGCACCTCGAGTTCCTACGAACCGCGCACGTCGTCGACTAG
- a CDS encoding site-specific integrase, which produces MRRVQRVPRIPPIGVPSRSCGAPCGRSRQVGTRSAALDRPDHRRTRRQASETFHGTKREAQRQLARLVAQADAGGRATGRVTFAQLLDRWWEQKRERLSPTTAREYRRVIERRLKPDLGRRPLNKLTVVDLDAYYLRLERYEGLAPASVRQIHAIVRGALGQAVKWGWLASNPARDATLPRATRQRIAPPSAASVRQLLALAEEHSVEMGMFIRLAALLGARRGEVCGLRWDDVDEASGTIKIRRSVVDVAGHVTVKSTKTHADRVVAVDAGTLDLLRRHRSLMEDRAREACTRLASDSYIVSEWPDGSKPMRPEKATIVFRALRDKVGLPTARLHDLRHFVATQMITAGQDVVTVVGRLGHAQPSTTLNVYAAFVKERDREAATQLAALLAPPAGEE; this is translated from the coding sequence GTGCGGCGGGTGCAGCGAGTACCGAGAATCCCACCGATCGGCGTCCCGTCGCGCTCGTGCGGGGCTCCGTGCGGGAGGAGTCGCCAGGTGGGAACTCGGAGTGCGGCTCTCGACCGACCTGATCACCGGCGCACACGGCGGCAGGCGAGCGAGACGTTCCACGGCACCAAGCGCGAAGCCCAGCGCCAGCTCGCGCGGCTCGTCGCTCAGGCCGATGCGGGCGGCCGAGCGACCGGTCGGGTGACGTTCGCACAGCTGCTCGACCGCTGGTGGGAGCAGAAGCGTGAACGACTCTCGCCGACCACGGCGCGCGAGTACCGGCGCGTGATCGAGCGCCGCCTGAAGCCCGACCTCGGCCGCCGCCCGCTCAACAAGCTGACCGTCGTGGACCTCGACGCCTACTACCTCCGCCTCGAGCGCTACGAGGGCCTCGCGCCGGCGTCGGTCCGCCAGATCCACGCCATCGTCCGTGGCGCGCTCGGCCAAGCGGTGAAGTGGGGCTGGCTGGCGTCGAACCCGGCGCGCGACGCCACACTGCCGCGAGCGACACGCCAGCGCATCGCGCCCCCGTCGGCGGCGAGTGTGCGACAGCTGCTCGCCCTCGCTGAGGAGCACTCCGTCGAGATGGGGATGTTCATCCGCCTCGCCGCACTCCTGGGAGCGCGGCGAGGCGAGGTGTGTGGTCTGCGGTGGGACGACGTCGACGAGGCGTCGGGCACGATCAAGATCAGGCGCTCCGTCGTCGACGTCGCCGGCCACGTAACGGTCAAGAGCACCAAGACCCACGCCGACCGCGTCGTCGCCGTCGACGCCGGCACTCTCGACCTCCTCCGCCGGCACCGTTCGCTGATGGAAGACCGAGCGCGGGAGGCGTGCACGCGCCTGGCGAGCGACAGCTACATCGTCTCCGAGTGGCCCGACGGCTCGAAGCCGATGCGGCCCGAGAAGGCCACGATCGTGTTCCGTGCGCTACGTGACAAGGTCGGCCTCCCGACGGCCAGGCTCCACGACCTCCGCCACTTCGTCGCGACCCAGATGATCACCGCCGGCCAGGACGTCGTCACCGTCGTCGGCCGCCTCGGCCACGCCCAGCCCTCGACGACGCTCAACGTCTACGCCGCCTTCGTCAAGGAACGCGACCGCGAGGCGGCAACACAACTGGCTGCACTCCTGGCCCCTCCAGCCGGCGAAGAGTGA